One genomic window of Quercus robur chromosome 6, dhQueRobu3.1, whole genome shotgun sequence includes the following:
- the LOC126690452 gene encoding uncharacterized protein LOC126690452 produces MAVARWMYDACIPINAVNSSYYQPMLNVVASYGPGYRGPNYHALRVPLLREAKREVQLIVDSHRSYWADTGCTIMADGWTDTRHRTLINFLVYCPKGIIFIRSIDASDLVKDAITLSNLFDEIVNWAGPANIVHLVTDNAANYVAAGRIVCGKYRNISWSPCAAHCLNLIFKEIGKMDHVAKLAKRASKITVFIYNHVALQAWLRTRKNWTEIVRPGPTRFATTFIALGSLKEHKHDLQALVTSKFYVESKYAKDKKAKAVVKIILDNQFWNDCHVIVHIMSPLIRLLRIVDSDEKPAMGYVYDGMYRVIDGIKKNFKDKKRLWEPYVNIIKDRWDNQFYRDIHAAAYWLNPAFQYDTSTLNKRLETQSAVTDVIESKVSVGRLKLVEELRLFREREQTFGSQLAQESAKTSQPDEWWKLFGSCAPTLQKFAIRILSQTAASSGCERNWSAFEQIHTKRRNRLEHQRLNDLVFVHYNYRLKERVKRKKFNFDPIDYASIDKTEFWVVEDEEPPFLDHEEIENALYEEGAYPIEEGSSSHVQRDMDNEVIEDDDDDINLESFGDEDDAPPGFRDKNHPIHVEDEEEDDDDDASGGAFGSHDDIDFNFLHNE; encoded by the exons ATGGCTGTAGCTAGATGGATGTATGATGCTTGCATTCCAATTAATGCTGTGAATTCTAGTTATTATCAACCTATGCTCAATGTTGTAGCTTCTTATGGTCCTGGATATAGAGGTCCAAATTATCATGCCCTTCGAGTGCCTTTGTTGAGAGAAGCAAAAAGAGAAGTTCAATTGATTGTTGATTCTCATCGTTCATATTGGGCTGATACTGGTTGTACAATAATGGCTGATGGGTGGACTGATACTAGGCATAGAACATTGATTAATTTTCTTGTCTATTGTCCTAAAGGTATTATTTTTATACGTTCTATTGATGCTTCTGACTTGGTTAAGGATGCTATTACTTTAAGTAACTTGTTTGATGAAATTGTTAATTGGGCTGGTCCTGCAAATATAGTACATTTGGTCACTGACAATGCTGCAAATTATGTAGCTGCTGGAAGAATTGTGTGTGGAAAATATAGGAACATTAGTTGGTCACCTTGTGCAGCACATTGCCTAAACCTAATTTTTAAAGAGATTGGGAAGATGGATCATGTAGCTAAACTTGCAAAGCGTGCATCCAAGATCACTGTGTTCATCTATAACCATGTGGCTTTGCAAGCTTGGTTGAGGACTAGAAAAAATTGGACGGAAATTGTGCGTCCAGGGCCAACTAGGTTTGCTACTACTTTCATTGCCTTAGGGAGTCTTAAGGAACATAAGCATGACTTACAAGCATTGGTGACTAGCAAATTTTATGTTGAATCAAAATATGCAAAAGATAAGAAAGCTAAGGCAGTGGTGAAAATCATTCTTGATAATCAATTTTGGAATGATTGTCATGTAATTGTGCATATTATGTCACCATTGATTCGTTTATTACGCATTGTTGATTCTGATGAAAAACCAGCTATGGGTTATGTATATGATGGCATGTATAGAGTAATtgatggaattaaaaaaaatttcaaggacAAGAAGAGACTATGGGAGCCTTATGTTAATATTATTAAGGATCGTTGGGATAATCAATTCTATAGAGATATTCATGCTGCTGCTTATTGGTTGAATCCTGCATTCCAATATGACACTTCCACTCTTAATAAGAGGCTAGAGACACAATCTGCTGTGACAGATGTTATTGAATCAAAAGTTTCAGTTGGTCGGTTGAAGTTGGTGGAGGAATTAAGGCTATTTCGAGAGCGTGAACAAACTTTTGGAAGCCAACTTGCTCAAGAATCAGCCAAGACATCTCAGCCGG ATGAGTGGTGGAAGTTGTTTGGATCTTGTGCTCCAACCTTACAAAAGTTTGCAATTCGGATCCTTAGCCAAACAGCTGCCTCTTCGGGATGTGAGCGGAATTGGAGTGCTTTTGAACAAATACAtaccaaaagaagaaatagattgGAGCATCAACGACTTAATGATCTTGTATTTGTTCATTATAACTACCGATTGAAAGAAAG AGTCAAAAGGAAGAAGTTCAATTTTGATCCTATTGACTATGCAAGTATCGATAAAACTGAATTTTGGGTAGTGGAAGATGAGGAACCTCCATTTCTTGATCATGAGGAGATAGAAAATGCATTATATGAAGAGGGAGCCTATCCAATTGAAGAAGGGTCTTCTAGCCATGTACAAAGAG ATATGGACAATGAAGTGATTGAGGATGACGATGATGACATTAATTTGGAATCATttggtgatgaagatgatgctCCTCCCGGATTTAGAGATAAAAATCATCCTATTCatgttgaagatgaagaagaggatgatgatgatgatgctagtGGTGGAGCATTTGGTTCACATGATgatattgatttcaattttcttcataacGAATGA
- the LOC126690448 gene encoding putative disease resistance protein RGA3 isoform X2: MALVTTKGASSSSSSFTHQPKNFDVFLSFRGEDTRFGFVSHLYDALFFQGIHTFIDNDLEKGEEISAELLKTIENSTMSIIVFSENYASSAWCLDELAKIIECRENNQSVLPIFYKVDPSEVRKQQGKFGEALTRHEENFNDKEKVKRWRKALFKAGGISGWDCKNRNERQLIQEIVEKIKSKLNPVGIKSRAEALITRLDIESNTESLFITNRSTNPKMAETETVIISVVLGKLIRVATEQISLAWGFEELLTELLDSLTTIQAVLADAERRQVGEESVRLWIRRLKNVAYDVDDVLDEFAYEILRRKVEIGNQMMRKVCFFFSFSNPFVFGIEMANKIKAVLKSLKKINDNAKAFEFASAGSINAIPEVTRNRETHSFPEGAEIVGMGGHVSKIVNLMLNATNEQLSVIPIVGMPGLGKTTLAKLVYNHELVQRNFDKTIWICVSTDFDDKKILREILESLTQKSCALLTKDTILKGLKEVLQEKRYLLILDDVWNEVRVKWDTLRSCLLVINSSVGNNIIVTTRSDTVAKIMKTIHQHHLEKLSDDECWSIIKKRVSTNERIPLSQDLEDIGREIAKRCQGIPLVARVLGGTMSNKIEEREWLAIQNNEVWSSLRGENEILSILKLSFDHLSPSLKSCFSYCAIFPKDYEMGKEELIQHWMAEGFLQPSQGNSSEMEDIGNDYFDILLANSLFQDKKRDDFGDIISCKMHDLVHDLALSISKWETLHFGSNVGGDIDKSHIRRLSFISNDWITPTIPLSRDGMGRLRTVFCICANPVDKLLDLKFVRGLTLYRVVGKKNFKSICGFRHLRLLHMMDASIGALPNSITKLYNLQTLVIKGDTLLTKLPKNLRNLTNLRHVKISHVDIKQMPINMGQLTCLQTLPFFFIGQEIGHRIEELGCLSQLRGGLNIFNLEHVRDKEEAKTANLVGKTRVHMLEFHWSRERVGNNNDEFVLEGLEPHPRLKSLKIENFRGEKFPLWILAGDNSGGGLFLFNHLLEIRLVHCNKCEKIPTLGHLPCLKLLQIEGMDNVTCIGTEFYNSYSGVGSSTGRDGSGRNALFPALERLDLQHMPNLVEWKDAMDLTTIGMVFPRLEELTIKECRKLISAPCHFSSLKKLDIWQTCSTTFKNIISKLTTLVSLDMYDISELACLPEHLWQNNTMSLMSLKIVFCADLVSILPPHEDDVWASCTSLQSLQIRGCKKLSHLPNTLQTLISLEKFEVSSCSNVMYFPSLQGVAPFLRTLQISCGDEVFPSGLQSCTSLSELRISECPNLKSIPDLRELHSLNHLRIFRCRKLRHLPDGLDRLTRLKQLWIGGFCEELDISTILCSIPHLQTSLKILGLYGCDELNTPPDEILRFTGLLQLSIIGCKSIQTFSDWIRSRMPNLRYWNLWDSTGRFGVSRGTSVED, from the exons ATGGCGCTTGTGACTACCAAAGGAGCctcatcttcctcttcctctttcacCCACCAACCCAAGAACTTTGATGTTTTTTTGAGTTTCAGAGGTGAAGATACCCGCTTTGGTTTTGTAAGCCATCTGTATGACGCTTTGTTTTTTCAAGGTATTCACACCTTCATCGATAATGATCTTGAAAAGGGAGAAGAAATTTCTGCAGAGCTTCTCAAAACAATTGAGAACTCAACGATGTCAATTATTgtattttctgaaaattatgCATCTTCCGCTTGGTGTTTGGACGAACTTGCTAAGATTATTGAGTGTAGGGAAAATAATCAATCGGTGTTaccaattttttacaaggtgGATCCATCTGAAGTTCGTAAGCAACAAGGAAAGTTTGGGGAAGCACTAACTAgacatgaagaaaattttaatgataaaGAGAAAGTAAAAAGGTGGAGGAAAGCTCTATTTAAGGCAGGCGGAATTTCTGGTTGGGACTGCAAGAACAGAAATGAACGTCAACTTATCCAGGAAATTGTTGAAAAGATCAAGTCTAAACTAAATCCTGTTGGAATAAAGTCTCGTGCAGAGGCCTTAATAACACGTTTAGATATTGAATCAAATACTGAGAGCTTGTTTATAACTAATCGCAGCACCAACCCAAAGATGGCGGAGACTGAGACTGTCATTATTAGTGTTGTGCTAGGCAAGCTAATTCGAGTTGCTACTGAGCAGATCAGCCTTGCTTGGGGGTTCGAGGAGCTGCTGACAGAACTTCTAGACTCATTGACCACGATTCAAGCTGTGCTGGCTGATGCGGAGAGAAGGCAAGTGGGAGAAGAGTCCGTGAGGCTTTGGATTCGGAGGCTTAAAAACGTTGCTTATGATGTTGATGATGTGCTGGACGAGTTTGCTTATGAGATTCTCCGACGAAAGGTAGAGATCGGAAACCAAATGATGAGAAAGGtatgcttcttcttttcattttcaaacCCTTTTGTATTCGGAATCGAGATGGCCAACAAAATTAAGGCTGTGCTCAAATCTTTGAAAAAGATTAATGATAATGCAAAAGCATTTGAATTTGCTAGCGCGGGATCAATAAATGCAATTCCTGAGGTCACTCGAAACCGAGAGACACACTCCTTTCCTGAGGGTGCAGAGATTGTAGGAATGGGAGGTCATGTCTCAAAAATAGTGAACTTGATGCTTAATGCAACCAATGAACAACTGTCAGTCATTCCTATAGTGGGAATGCCGGGTTTGGGAAAGACAACTCTGGCAAAATTAGTGTATAATCATGAGCTAGTACAGAGGAATTTTGATAAAACAATATGGATATGTGTCTCCACTGATTTTGATGATAAGAAGATTTTGAGGGAGATTCTTGAATCCCTTACCCAGAAATCATGTGCGTTGCTGACGAAGGATACAATACTTAAAGGCTTAAAAGAAGTGTTGCAAGAAAAAAGATATCTTCTCATTCTTGATGATGTTTGGAATGAAGTTCGTGTGAAATGGGATACTTTAAGGAGTTGTTTATTAGTAATTAATTCATCTGTAGGAAACAATATTATTGTAACAACTCGTAGTGATACTGTGGCGAAGATCATGAAGACAATTCATCAGCATCACTTGGAAAAGCTCTCAGACGATGAATGTTGGTCCATAATCAAGAAAAGAGTATCTACAAATGAAAGAATTCCACTAAGTCAAGATCTAGAGGATATTGGAAGGGAGATTGCTAAAAGATGTCAAGGGATTCCATTAGTTGCAAGGGTTTTAGGAGGGACAATGTCTAATAAGATTGAGGAAAGGGAATGGTTGGCAATACAAAACAATGAGGTTTGGAGTTCCTTGCGTGGTGAAAATGAAATCTTATCAATACTAAAATTAAGCTTCGATCATCTTTCACCATCTCTAAAAAGTTGTTTTTCATATTGTGCAATATTTCCTAAAGATTATGAAATGGGAAAGGAAGAGCTAATTCAACATTGGATGGCTGAAGGGTTCCTTCAACCATCGCAAGGAAATTCTTCTGAGATGGAAGACATTGGTAACGactattttgatattttgttggCAAATTCCTTATTCCAAGATAAAAAAAGGGATGATTTTGGTGATATAATAAGTTGTAAGATGCATGATCTTGTACATGATCTTGCCCTATCAATTTCAAAATGGGAAACCTTGCATTTTGGGAGCAATGTGGGGGGTGACATTGACAAGTCTCATATTCGGCGTTTATCTTTTATATCCAATGATTGGATAACACCAACAATCCCACTATCTAGAGATGGCATGGGTAGATTGCGCAcagttttttgtatttgtgcTAATCCTGTAGACAAGTTATTGGACTTGAAATTTGTACGTGGTCTGACATTATATAGGgtagttgggaaaaaaaatttcaagtcaaTTTGTGGGTTTAGACATTTAAGGCTTCTTCACATGATGGATGCCTCCATCGGTGCATTACCCAATTCTATTACCAAGCTCTACAACTTACAAACTCTAGTAATCAAGGGTGATACTCTTCTAACAAAGCTTCCaaaaaatctaagaaatttGACTAACTTGAGACATGTTAAAATTAGTCATGTGGACATAAAACAAATGCCAATCAATATGGGGCAGTTGACTTGCCTTCAAACATTGCCTTTCTTTTTCATCGGTCAGGAAATTGGTCATCGAATTGAAGAACTAGGATGCTTAAGCCAGCTCAGAGGAGGATTAAATATCTTCAATTTGGAGCATGTGAGAGATAAAGAAGAAGCTAAAACTGCAAATTTAGTGGGAAAGACGAGAGTACACATGCTGGAATTCCATTGGAGTCGTGAAAGAGTAGGCAACAACAATGATGAGTTTGTATTGGAAGGCCTTGAACCTCACCCACGTTTGAAAAGCTTAAAGATAGAAAATTTTAGGGGTGAGAAGTTCCCATTATGGATATTAGCGGGTGATAACAGTGGTGGtggtttgtttctttttaaccaCCTGTTGGAAATCCGTTTAGTACATTgtaataaatgcgaaaaaattcctACACTTGGGCATTTACCATGTCTTAAGTTGCTTCAAATAGAGGGAATGGATAATGTGACATGTATAGGAACAGAATTTTATAACAGTTATAGTGGTGTGGGATCAAGTACCGGTAGAGATGGCAGTGGTAGAAATGCATTGTTCCCAGCTTTGGAAAGGCTTGATTTGCAGCATATGCCCAATCTAGTGGAATGGAAGGACGCGATGGACCTAACAACAATAGGAATGGTGTTTCCTCGCCTTGAGGAGTTAACCATTAAAGAATGTAGAAAACTGATAAGTGCTCCATGTCATTTTTCATCTCTTAAGAAATTAGATATTTGGCAAACTTGCAGTACGACCTTCAAAAACATTATCAGCAAGCTTACCACTCTTGTGTCCCTTGATATGTATGATATTTCCGAACTTGCTTGTCTGCCCGAGCATTTATGGCAAAATAATACTATGAGTCTAATGTCTTTGAAGATAGTGTTTTGTGCTGATTTGGTGTCCATCTTGCCGCCGCATGAGGATGATGTATGGGCGTCTTGCACGTCTCTCCAATCACTCCAAATTAGAGGATGTAAGAAATTGAGTCATTTGCCAAACACACTGCAAACCCTCATTTCCCTTGAGAAATTTGAAGTAAGCAGTTGTTCCAATGTGATGTATTTTCCAAGTCTACAAGGTGTGGCACCCTTTCTTCGAACTCTACAGATATCATGCGGTGATGAAGTTTTCCCGTCTGGGCTGCAATCCTGTACATCTCTTTCGGAATTGAGGATATCGGAATGTCCTAATCTGAAATCAATTCCAGATCTACGAGAATTGCATTCTCTTAACCACTTACGAATTTTCCGTTGCCGAAAGTTGAGGCATCTACCAGATGGCTTAGACCGCCTCACCCGCTTGAAGCAATTGTGGATTGGTGGGTTTTGCGAGGAGCTGGATATTTCCACGATTCTCTGTTCCATCCCACACTTGCAGACATCCCTTAAAATACTAGGTTTGTATGGGTGCGATGAACTCAATACTCCTCCGGACGAAATTCTACGCTTCACTGGCCTCTTACAACTGTCAATAATTGGATGTAAATCAATTCAAACTTTTTCTGATTGGATTAGGAGCCGAATGCCTAATCTTCGTTATTGGAATCTATGGGACA GCACTGGCCGTTTTGGCGTGTCACGTGGTACTTCGGTGGAAGATTAA
- the LOC126690448 gene encoding putative disease resistance protein RGA3 isoform X1 yields the protein MALVTTKGASSSSSSFTHQPKNFDVFLSFRGEDTRFGFVSHLYDALFFQGIHTFIDNDLEKGEEISAELLKTIENSTMSIIVFSENYASSAWCLDELAKIIECRENNQSVLPIFYKVDPSEVRKQQGKFGEALTRHEENFNDKEKVKRWRKALFKAGGISGWDCKNRNERQLIQEIVEKIKSKLNPVGIKSRAEALITRLDIESNTESLFITNRSTNPKMAETETVIISVVLGKLIRVATEQISLAWGFEELLTELLDSLTTIQAVLADAERRQVGEESVRLWIRRLKNVAYDVDDVLDEFAYEILRRKVEIGNQMMRKVCFFFSFSNPFVFGIEMANKIKAVLKSLKKINDNAKAFEFASAGSINAIPEVTRNRETHSFPEGAEIVGMGGHVSKIVNLMLNATNEQLSVIPIVGMPGLGKTTLAKLVYNHELVQRNFDKTIWICVSTDFDDKKILREILESLTQKSCALLTKDTILKGLKEVLQEKRYLLILDDVWNEVRVKWDTLRSCLLVINSSVGNNIIVTTRSDTVAKIMKTIHQHHLEKLSDDECWSIIKKRVSTNERIPLSQDLEDIGREIAKRCQGIPLVARVLGGTMSNKIEEREWLAIQNNEVWSSLRGENEILSILKLSFDHLSPSLKSCFSYCAIFPKDYEMGKEELIQHWMAEGFLQPSQGNSSEMEDIGNDYFDILLANSLFQDKKRDDFGDIISCKMHDLVHDLALSISKWETLHFGSNVGGDIDKSHIRRLSFISNDWITPTIPLSRDGMGRLRTVFCICANPVDKLLDLKFVRGLTLYRVVGKKNFKSICGFRHLRLLHMMDASIGALPNSITKLYNLQTLVIKGDTLLTKLPKNLRNLTNLRHVKISHVDIKQMPINMGQLTCLQTLPFFFIGQEIGHRIEELGCLSQLRGGLNIFNLEHVRDKEEAKTANLVGKTRVHMLEFHWSRERVGNNNDEFVLEGLEPHPRLKSLKIENFRGEKFPLWILAGDNSGGGLFLFNHLLEIRLVHCNKCEKIPTLGHLPCLKLLQIEGMDNVTCIGTEFYNSYSGVGSSTGRDGSGRNALFPALERLDLQHMPNLVEWKDAMDLTTIGMVFPRLEELTIKECRKLISAPCHFSSLKKLDIWQTCSTTFKNIISKLTTLVSLDMYDISELACLPEHLWQNNTMSLMSLKIVFCADLVSILPPHEDDVWASCTSLQSLQIRGCKKLSHLPNTLQTLISLEKFEVSSCSNVMYFPSLQGVAPFLRTLQISCGDEVFPSGLQSCTSLSELRISECPNLKSIPDLRELHSLNHLRIFRCRKLRHLPDGLDRLTRLKQLWIGGFCEELDISTILCSIPHLQTSLKILGLYGCDELNTPPDEILRFTGLLQLSIIGCKSIQTFSDWIRSRMPNLRYWNLWDSTGCVRVSLGSQNLFDV from the exons ATGGCGCTTGTGACTACCAAAGGAGCctcatcttcctcttcctctttcacCCACCAACCCAAGAACTTTGATGTTTTTTTGAGTTTCAGAGGTGAAGATACCCGCTTTGGTTTTGTAAGCCATCTGTATGACGCTTTGTTTTTTCAAGGTATTCACACCTTCATCGATAATGATCTTGAAAAGGGAGAAGAAATTTCTGCAGAGCTTCTCAAAACAATTGAGAACTCAACGATGTCAATTATTgtattttctgaaaattatgCATCTTCCGCTTGGTGTTTGGACGAACTTGCTAAGATTATTGAGTGTAGGGAAAATAATCAATCGGTGTTaccaattttttacaaggtgGATCCATCTGAAGTTCGTAAGCAACAAGGAAAGTTTGGGGAAGCACTAACTAgacatgaagaaaattttaatgataaaGAGAAAGTAAAAAGGTGGAGGAAAGCTCTATTTAAGGCAGGCGGAATTTCTGGTTGGGACTGCAAGAACAGAAATGAACGTCAACTTATCCAGGAAATTGTTGAAAAGATCAAGTCTAAACTAAATCCTGTTGGAATAAAGTCTCGTGCAGAGGCCTTAATAACACGTTTAGATATTGAATCAAATACTGAGAGCTTGTTTATAACTAATCGCAGCACCAACCCAAAGATGGCGGAGACTGAGACTGTCATTATTAGTGTTGTGCTAGGCAAGCTAATTCGAGTTGCTACTGAGCAGATCAGCCTTGCTTGGGGGTTCGAGGAGCTGCTGACAGAACTTCTAGACTCATTGACCACGATTCAAGCTGTGCTGGCTGATGCGGAGAGAAGGCAAGTGGGAGAAGAGTCCGTGAGGCTTTGGATTCGGAGGCTTAAAAACGTTGCTTATGATGTTGATGATGTGCTGGACGAGTTTGCTTATGAGATTCTCCGACGAAAGGTAGAGATCGGAAACCAAATGATGAGAAAGGtatgcttcttcttttcattttcaaacCCTTTTGTATTCGGAATCGAGATGGCCAACAAAATTAAGGCTGTGCTCAAATCTTTGAAAAAGATTAATGATAATGCAAAAGCATTTGAATTTGCTAGCGCGGGATCAATAAATGCAATTCCTGAGGTCACTCGAAACCGAGAGACACACTCCTTTCCTGAGGGTGCAGAGATTGTAGGAATGGGAGGTCATGTCTCAAAAATAGTGAACTTGATGCTTAATGCAACCAATGAACAACTGTCAGTCATTCCTATAGTGGGAATGCCGGGTTTGGGAAAGACAACTCTGGCAAAATTAGTGTATAATCATGAGCTAGTACAGAGGAATTTTGATAAAACAATATGGATATGTGTCTCCACTGATTTTGATGATAAGAAGATTTTGAGGGAGATTCTTGAATCCCTTACCCAGAAATCATGTGCGTTGCTGACGAAGGATACAATACTTAAAGGCTTAAAAGAAGTGTTGCAAGAAAAAAGATATCTTCTCATTCTTGATGATGTTTGGAATGAAGTTCGTGTGAAATGGGATACTTTAAGGAGTTGTTTATTAGTAATTAATTCATCTGTAGGAAACAATATTATTGTAACAACTCGTAGTGATACTGTGGCGAAGATCATGAAGACAATTCATCAGCATCACTTGGAAAAGCTCTCAGACGATGAATGTTGGTCCATAATCAAGAAAAGAGTATCTACAAATGAAAGAATTCCACTAAGTCAAGATCTAGAGGATATTGGAAGGGAGATTGCTAAAAGATGTCAAGGGATTCCATTAGTTGCAAGGGTTTTAGGAGGGACAATGTCTAATAAGATTGAGGAAAGGGAATGGTTGGCAATACAAAACAATGAGGTTTGGAGTTCCTTGCGTGGTGAAAATGAAATCTTATCAATACTAAAATTAAGCTTCGATCATCTTTCACCATCTCTAAAAAGTTGTTTTTCATATTGTGCAATATTTCCTAAAGATTATGAAATGGGAAAGGAAGAGCTAATTCAACATTGGATGGCTGAAGGGTTCCTTCAACCATCGCAAGGAAATTCTTCTGAGATGGAAGACATTGGTAACGactattttgatattttgttggCAAATTCCTTATTCCAAGATAAAAAAAGGGATGATTTTGGTGATATAATAAGTTGTAAGATGCATGATCTTGTACATGATCTTGCCCTATCAATTTCAAAATGGGAAACCTTGCATTTTGGGAGCAATGTGGGGGGTGACATTGACAAGTCTCATATTCGGCGTTTATCTTTTATATCCAATGATTGGATAACACCAACAATCCCACTATCTAGAGATGGCATGGGTAGATTGCGCAcagttttttgtatttgtgcTAATCCTGTAGACAAGTTATTGGACTTGAAATTTGTACGTGGTCTGACATTATATAGGgtagttgggaaaaaaaatttcaagtcaaTTTGTGGGTTTAGACATTTAAGGCTTCTTCACATGATGGATGCCTCCATCGGTGCATTACCCAATTCTATTACCAAGCTCTACAACTTACAAACTCTAGTAATCAAGGGTGATACTCTTCTAACAAAGCTTCCaaaaaatctaagaaatttGACTAACTTGAGACATGTTAAAATTAGTCATGTGGACATAAAACAAATGCCAATCAATATGGGGCAGTTGACTTGCCTTCAAACATTGCCTTTCTTTTTCATCGGTCAGGAAATTGGTCATCGAATTGAAGAACTAGGATGCTTAAGCCAGCTCAGAGGAGGATTAAATATCTTCAATTTGGAGCATGTGAGAGATAAAGAAGAAGCTAAAACTGCAAATTTAGTGGGAAAGACGAGAGTACACATGCTGGAATTCCATTGGAGTCGTGAAAGAGTAGGCAACAACAATGATGAGTTTGTATTGGAAGGCCTTGAACCTCACCCACGTTTGAAAAGCTTAAAGATAGAAAATTTTAGGGGTGAGAAGTTCCCATTATGGATATTAGCGGGTGATAACAGTGGTGGtggtttgtttctttttaaccaCCTGTTGGAAATCCGTTTAGTACATTgtaataaatgcgaaaaaattcctACACTTGGGCATTTACCATGTCTTAAGTTGCTTCAAATAGAGGGAATGGATAATGTGACATGTATAGGAACAGAATTTTATAACAGTTATAGTGGTGTGGGATCAAGTACCGGTAGAGATGGCAGTGGTAGAAATGCATTGTTCCCAGCTTTGGAAAGGCTTGATTTGCAGCATATGCCCAATCTAGTGGAATGGAAGGACGCGATGGACCTAACAACAATAGGAATGGTGTTTCCTCGCCTTGAGGAGTTAACCATTAAAGAATGTAGAAAACTGATAAGTGCTCCATGTCATTTTTCATCTCTTAAGAAATTAGATATTTGGCAAACTTGCAGTACGACCTTCAAAAACATTATCAGCAAGCTTACCACTCTTGTGTCCCTTGATATGTATGATATTTCCGAACTTGCTTGTCTGCCCGAGCATTTATGGCAAAATAATACTATGAGTCTAATGTCTTTGAAGATAGTGTTTTGTGCTGATTTGGTGTCCATCTTGCCGCCGCATGAGGATGATGTATGGGCGTCTTGCACGTCTCTCCAATCACTCCAAATTAGAGGATGTAAGAAATTGAGTCATTTGCCAAACACACTGCAAACCCTCATTTCCCTTGAGAAATTTGAAGTAAGCAGTTGTTCCAATGTGATGTATTTTCCAAGTCTACAAGGTGTGGCACCCTTTCTTCGAACTCTACAGATATCATGCGGTGATGAAGTTTTCCCGTCTGGGCTGCAATCCTGTACATCTCTTTCGGAATTGAGGATATCGGAATGTCCTAATCTGAAATCAATTCCAGATCTACGAGAATTGCATTCTCTTAACCACTTACGAATTTTCCGTTGCCGAAAGTTGAGGCATCTACCAGATGGCTTAGACCGCCTCACCCGCTTGAAGCAATTGTGGATTGGTGGGTTTTGCGAGGAGCTGGATATTTCCACGATTCTCTGTTCCATCCCACACTTGCAGACATCCCTTAAAATACTAGGTTTGTATGGGTGCGATGAACTCAATACTCCTCCGGACGAAATTCTACGCTTCACTGGCCTCTTACAACTGTCAATAATTGGATGTAAATCAATTCAAACTTTTTCTGATTGGATTAGGAGCCGAATGCCTAATCTTCGTTATTGGAATCTATGGGACA GCACTGGCTGTGTTCGCGTGTCACTTGGTTCCCAAAATTTGTTTGACGTGTAG
- the LOC126690456 gene encoding phosphoserine aminotransferase 1, chloroplastic-like, with product MLLACKYEEVSVSVVGDLILISNKVYTRKEVLEMAFKEAQKVLKTKPLSEKSEKHTKIPSFHDLEQNLDAKFLHICANENIHGVEYKDYPSPQNGILVADMSSNFYSKPVDVSKFGFIYAGAQKNVGPSGVTIVIIKKDLIGNDGIYMYCLVFEDLLDQGGLVEVEKKNKKKAEILYSAYDGSNRFNRCPVEKSVRSLMNVPFTLEKSGLEIEFIKEAAKENMVQLKQHKSVGGMRASTYNAKPLTGVEKSVAFMKDFQARNGFANAW from the exons ATGCTCTTAGCATGCAAGTATGAGGAGGTTTCTGTTTCTGTAGTTGGGGATTTGATTCTTATATCAAATAAAGTGTACACAAGGAAGGAGGTTCTGGAAATG GCATTCAAGGAGGCACAAAAAGTACTCAAAACCAAGCCtctctctgagaaatctgaaaAACACACAAAGATTCCATCTTTTCATGATTTGGAGCAAAACCTAGATGCCAAATTCTTGCATATTTGTGCTAATGAAAACATTCATGGTGTGGAATACAAGGACTACCCAAGTCCTCAAAATGGTATCTTGGTAGCTGATATGTCTTCAAATTTCTATTCCAAGCCAGTGGATGTGTCTAAGTTTGGTTTCATATATGCTGGAGCCCAGAAGAATGTGGGGCCATCTGGAGTCACCATTGTGATCATCAAGAAAGATCTGATTGGGAATGATGGAATTTACATGTATTGTTTGGTGTTTGAGGATTTGTTGGATCAAGGAGGGTTGGTCGAGGTggagaagaagaacaagaagaaagcTGAGATTCTGTACAGTGCTTACGATGGGAGCAATCGATTTAATAG GTGCCCTGTGGAGAAGTCTGTGAGGTCATTGATGAATGTGCCTTTCACTTTGGAGAAGTCAGGGTTGGAGATTGAGTTTATTAAGGAAGCAGCGAAGGAGAATATGGTTCAGCTTAAGCAGCATAAGTCAGTTGGGGGTATGCGGGCTTCTACATACAATGCTAAGCCATTGACGGGGGTTGAGAAATCAGTTGCTTTCATGAAGGATTTCCAGGCAAG GAATGGATTTGCAAATGCATGGTGA